Genomic segment of Paenibacillus antri:
ACGTTCGATACCAGATAGAACGGACCGAACGCGAGCAGCGTCCCCAGAAACAGAGACGCGAACAGCTTCCGATAAACTTGCAAAGAACGGTCCAGCATCGGACCGACGCCCATCGGGCGCAACGTCGAACGCGTCATGATTCCCTCCGAAAGATTGGAATTGTTTCCTATTGTACCATGACGAAAGAGCCGGCGTCTCCGCCGGCTCCTCCCGTTCTTATATTCGGTTCAGAATCAAAGCGACCCCGAGCACCCCGATCCGGGCGGCGTTCATGATCAAGAAGTTGGACACCGCGAGCCGGAACGTCTCCGCCTTGGACGGATTCGCCGCGAACCGCTTCGCATGCCGGCGGACCGGAACGATCGTCGCCAGCGCCGCCGCGAGCAGCCAGATCGGCACATCGAGGAAATACAATACGATCAGATCCAAATACGCGACGTAATACAACGCTTGGAACAGCTTCACCGCGTTCGCCTTGCCGATATAGATCGGAAGCGTGTACCGCTTGTTTTCGATATCGTCCTCCATGTCGCATATATTGTTGGCCAGCATAATGTTCGCGACGCCGCACACGGCCGGGATCGAAGCCGCGAACACGAGCGACGCTTCCAGCAAGTTCAGTCGGATATCCGCCATGCCGCCCGCGTACGCGATCTCGATCAATTGCGGATCCTGCGGATGAATGAACGCCGCTAGGAATACGATAAGAAACCCCATAAACAAACCGGAGAAAATTTCGCCGAGCGGCATCCGCGATATCGCGATCGGACCGAAGGAATACAGGATGCCCACCGCGAACGACAGCGCCCCGAGCAGCAGCACGACCGTCCCGGTTTCCCGCACGAGAAGCAGGCCGGACGCGACTGCAGCGAGAAACAGCACGGCGATGACCGTCAACGCCGCGCCTTCGCTAATGCGATCCTTCACCATCGCGTTATGCTTTTCGTAGCCGTACCCGGTCTTCTTCACGGCCTTCTTATAATCGATATAATTGTTGATCGCCGTCGTCGCCATATCGATGCACAGCAGCGAGAAGAACATCAGCGCGAACGACGCCCACCGAAACTCGGCGAACCGCAGCCCGGCGTACAACGAACCGATCGCGAACGGGATCATGCTCGCCACCTTCGTTTGAATTTCTACCAGCTTGAGAAAACCTCGGAACGTCATCGCGCGCCACCCCGATCCTGCGAGTATGAACTTCCTTCACTATACCGAGATTCGCGGAACGGGAATGTGAGAAAAATTACACCCGGATTCGCCTCGCCCCAGGACTAGCGGTCTCTCCCTTTTCCGCCGGCTCCTTTCCAAGGTGATTCCCTTTGATCAGGCACCCTGCGGATTAGAATTTTTCAATTGGATATAGAACGTATGTTCGGTATAATGGGGAAAAGGAGGCGGCGTTCATGGACCAAGCGGAACAAGCGGCTTATTTCTTTCGGCGGCGGTGGCCGAACGGGTTTTCCTGCCCGAGCTGCGGATATGGGGCGTATTATACGATCGCGACGCGGCAGCTCCCGCTCTACGAATGCCGCCTGTGCGGACATCAGACGTCCGTGACGGCCGGCACCGTCATGGCCAAGACGCGCACGCCGCTCGCCAAGTGGGCCGCCGCCATCGAGCTGCTCG
This window contains:
- a CDS encoding 1,4-dihydroxy-2-naphthoate polyprenyltransferase; the encoded protein is MTFRGFLKLVEIQTKVASMIPFAIGSLYAGLRFAEFRWASFALMFFSLLCIDMATTAINNYIDYKKAVKKTGYGYEKHNAMVKDRISEGAALTVIAVLFLAAVASGLLLVRETGTVVLLLGALSFAVGILYSFGPIAISRMPLGEIFSGLFMGFLIVFLAAFIHPQDPQLIEIAYAGGMADIRLNLLEASLVFAASIPAVCGVANIMLANNICDMEDDIENKRYTLPIYIGKANAVKLFQALYYVAYLDLIVLYFLDVPIWLLAAALATIVPVRRHAKRFAANPSKAETFRLAVSNFLIMNAARIGVLGVALILNRI